The following are encoded in a window of Carya illinoinensis cultivar Pawnee chromosome 15, C.illinoinensisPawnee_v1, whole genome shotgun sequence genomic DNA:
- the LOC122297766 gene encoding disease resistance-like protein DSC1 isoform X1, translating into MLNRQNSFQSKSKFFPISSFFTVFNFSLTLIQLDLSGSEIVSLPTSIKGFIALIELYLRDCKKLEEILELPPNIKLVYAYECQSLERFPEVSRILEFNGSHIRSLQYIELDGCDKMHEKIWNYKVPNPLLWKGHYNATVLPENEIPEWLCYQK; encoded by the exons ATGTTGAATCGTCAGAATTCTttccaatcaaaatcaaaattctttccAATATCAAGTTTCTTTACCGTGTTTAATTTCTCACTCACATTGATTCAATTAGATCTCTCGGGAAGTGAAATTGTTAGCCTTCCCACAAGCATCAAAGGATTTATTGCACTTATTGAGCTCTACTTGAGAGATTGCAAGAAACTTGAAGAAATCTTAGAACTTCCGCCAAATATAAAACTTGTATATGCTTATGAATGCCAGTCGTTAGAAAGATTTCCAGAAGTATCAAGAATATTGGAATTCAATGGAAGCCACATCAGATCGCTACAATATATTGAGTTGGATGGCTGTGACAAAATGCATGAGAAGATTTGGAATTATAAAGTGCCAAATCCATTACTGTGGAAG gGACATTATAATGCCACTGTGTTACCTGAAAATGAGATTCCAGAGTGGTTATGTTAtcagaaataa
- the LOC122297766 gene encoding uncharacterized protein LOC122297766 isoform X2 gives MLNRQNSFQSKSKFFPISSFFTVFNFSLTLIQLDLSGSEIVSLPTSIKGFIALIELYLRDCKKLEEILELPPNIKLVYAYECQSLERFPEVSRILEFNGSHIRSLQYIELDGCDKMHEKIWNYKVPNPLLWKVFGHAII, from the coding sequence ATGTTGAATCGTCAGAATTCTttccaatcaaaatcaaaattctttccAATATCAAGTTTCTTTACCGTGTTTAATTTCTCACTCACATTGATTCAATTAGATCTCTCGGGAAGTGAAATTGTTAGCCTTCCCACAAGCATCAAAGGATTTATTGCACTTATTGAGCTCTACTTGAGAGATTGCAAGAAACTTGAAGAAATCTTAGAACTTCCGCCAAATATAAAACTTGTATATGCTTATGAATGCCAGTCGTTAGAAAGATTTCCAGAAGTATCAAGAATATTGGAATTCAATGGAAGCCACATCAGATCGCTACAATATATTGAGTTGGATGGCTGTGACAAAATGCATGAGAAGATTTGGAATTATAAAGTGCCAAATCCATTACTGTGGAAG